Proteins from one Chitinophaga oryzae genomic window:
- a CDS encoding SDR family NAD(P)-dependent oxidoreductase gives MKQNNYQGALQTPLHSGFNAASTTADVIKGIDLTGKIAIVTGGNTGIGLETTGTLAAAGATVIVPARDVEKAKRNLQGIPNVEIEAMDLMDPASIDKFADSFLASGRPLHLLINNAGIMWVPLRRDSRGIESQLATNYLAQFQLTARLWPSLKKANGARVVNVSSQGHQFAPFDFEDPNFLSRNYETLQSYGQSKTAVNLFTMELDNRAKASNIRAYSLHPGSIGGTELGREAPLELFQKMGFCDADGNMLPEVLASLKTVSQGAATTVWCATSPLLNQIGGVYCEDADVAALATGEFASGGVKPYSLDESGAKRLWTLTEEMIGHKFNC, from the coding sequence ATGAAACAAAACAATTACCAGGGCGCATTGCAAACCCCTTTACATTCCGGCTTCAATGCCGCATCCACAACCGCAGACGTTATTAAGGGCATTGACCTTACCGGGAAAATCGCCATCGTGACCGGCGGTAATACCGGCATCGGGCTGGAAACCACCGGCACTTTGGCGGCAGCCGGGGCTACCGTGATCGTTCCGGCGAGAGACGTCGAAAAGGCGAAACGGAATCTGCAGGGCATTCCGAATGTGGAAATCGAGGCGATGGACCTCATGGACCCCGCTTCCATCGACAAATTCGCCGACAGCTTCCTGGCATCGGGCCGGCCGCTGCATCTGCTCATCAACAACGCCGGCATTATGTGGGTGCCCCTGCGCAGGGATAGCCGGGGCATCGAGTCCCAACTGGCCACCAATTACCTGGCGCAATTCCAGCTCACGGCCAGGCTGTGGCCTTCCCTCAAAAAGGCAAATGGCGCGAGGGTGGTCAACGTTTCGTCGCAAGGCCACCAGTTTGCGCCGTTCGATTTTGAAGATCCCAACTTCCTGAGCCGCAACTATGAAACACTGCAAAGCTATGGCCAGTCGAAAACCGCGGTAAACCTCTTCACGATGGAACTCGACAACCGGGCCAAAGCCAGCAATATCAGAGCTTATTCCCTCCACCCCGGATCTATCGGCGGCACAGAGCTCGGCCGGGAGGCGCCCCTCGAGCTTTTCCAGAAAATGGGCTTCTGCGATGCCGACGGGAACATGCTGCCGGAAGTACTGGCATCCCTGAAAACCGTTTCCCAGGGCGCTGCCACCACGGTTTGGTGTGCCACCTCACCCCTGCTCAACCAAATCGGCGGCGTGTATTGCGAGGATGCCGACGTCGCCGCACTGGCAACCGGCGAATTCGCCTCCGGAGGCGTGAAGCCTTACTCCCTCGACGAATCCGGCGCCAAACGCTTATGGACGCTCACCGAAGAAATGATCGGCCACAAATTCAATTGCTAA
- a CDS encoding metallophosphoesterase family protein, whose protein sequence is MRLAIFADVHGKLLLPFKLVDCYQQQTGQTIDFILQCGDMGAYPDIHRLDKATIKHARENRDELGFHDNFIHENKDIRRLLERLNIDMICVRGNHEDHDFLDRLEQANPALPRFPIDVYKRIFVCRSGVRQELRKGQEVVYLAGIGRIGDAKGRTDPRFIQEYEQREVKKLLRSSGHIDVLITHDKDDSSQRGYGMKAIRDVLDNVPVRYHFYGHTGEPFRQETDVNGITQSMKVSELEFGPGGILPEGCMLVLDHRPDGDSTLEVVPRRLTNQLTRYNWKD, encoded by the coding sequence ATGAGACTTGCCATATTCGCCGACGTTCACGGCAAACTGTTGTTACCCTTTAAGCTGGTAGACTGCTACCAGCAACAAACCGGTCAAACGATTGACTTCATACTGCAGTGTGGTGACATGGGCGCCTATCCGGATATACACCGGCTCGACAAAGCCACTATTAAACACGCCCGGGAAAACCGCGACGAGCTGGGATTTCACGATAATTTTATCCACGAGAACAAAGATATCAGGCGATTACTGGAGCGCCTTAATATAGATATGATCTGTGTGCGGGGCAATCATGAAGACCATGACTTCCTGGATCGGCTGGAGCAGGCAAACCCGGCGTTGCCTCGTTTCCCGATAGATGTTTATAAGCGGATATTCGTGTGCCGTTCCGGCGTGAGACAGGAACTCCGGAAGGGCCAGGAAGTCGTATACCTGGCGGGCATCGGCCGTATCGGCGATGCCAAAGGAAGAACGGACCCACGTTTCATCCAGGAATACGAGCAGCGTGAAGTAAAGAAGCTGCTGAGGAGCAGCGGCCATATCGATGTGCTTATTACCCACGACAAAGACGACAGCAGTCAACGTGGTTATGGCATGAAGGCTATCCGCGATGTGCTGGACAACGTACCCGTACGCTATCACTTTTACGGGCATACGGGAGAACCGTTCCGGCAGGAAACAGATGTCAACGGCATCACGCAATCGATGAAAGTCAGCGAGCTGGAGTTTGGCCCCGGCGGCATCCTGCCGGAAGGGTGTATGCTGGTCCTGGACCATCGCCCGGATGGAGACAGTACGCTGGAAGTTGTCCCCCGGCGCCTCACCAACCAGCTGACCCGGTACAACTGGAAAGATTGA
- a CDS encoding SDR family oxidoreductase, translating into MKFALVTGANKSIGFEVAQQLAQKGIYVYLGSRSVENGKEALDKLKAKGLNNAEVIRLDVTNDESVANARKEIGKKTKVLDILINNAGVYGGYPQTALDAAIDQFKAAYDTNVYGVVRVTQAFIDLLKASSAPRIVNVSSSQGSITLHSDPAYKYYDYKGAVYLSSKSALNMYTVVLAYELKNTGFKINAVCPGYTKTDFNGHRGPGSVKDAGTRIVKYALIDNDGPTGKFFSEENNPATGEIPW; encoded by the coding sequence ATGAAATTTGCATTAGTAACAGGAGCCAACAAAAGCATTGGCTTTGAAGTCGCGCAGCAACTCGCTCAAAAAGGAATCTATGTTTACCTCGGCAGCCGCAGTGTAGAAAATGGTAAAGAAGCACTTGACAAACTAAAAGCAAAGGGGTTAAACAATGCAGAAGTTATCCGGCTTGACGTCACAAATGATGAATCCGTCGCTAACGCCCGTAAAGAAATAGGTAAGAAAACGAAAGTATTGGACATCCTTATTAATAATGCGGGTGTCTATGGGGGTTATCCGCAAACTGCGCTCGACGCCGCTATCGACCAGTTTAAAGCTGCCTACGACACAAATGTTTACGGTGTGGTGCGGGTTACACAGGCATTTATCGATTTATTAAAAGCATCTTCAGCGCCCCGTATTGTAAATGTAAGTTCAAGCCAGGGCTCCATCACCCTGCACAGCGATCCTGCATATAAGTACTACGACTACAAAGGCGCAGTATATCTTTCTTCAAAATCGGCCCTGAATATGTACACGGTGGTTTTGGCGTATGAATTGAAAAATACCGGCTTCAAAATAAATGCTGTTTGCCCGGGATATACAAAAACAGATTTCAACGGCCATCGTGGGCCGGGATCTGTTAAAGATGCCGGAACGCGGATCGTAAAATATGCGTTGATTGACAATGATGGTCCTACAGGGAAGTTTTTCAGTGAAGAAAATAATCCTGCAACCGGAGAAATACCCTGGTAA
- a CDS encoding helix-turn-helix domain-containing protein, whose protein sequence is MQEQKGKHQALQNDELGIMVRSNNNPYPSADIQEKILQPRKLSSYFIVLIESGSITYNLDLQDFTLTDGHLLFAMPNQIFIPPAKTGNLKYFKLLFDESTLALLPQQFPFLVNPSNAQTIILDSIAKERVISVFGILDQMLLSEHHETDTEIILAYLNLLLSEFNSAYFKSKEPVSVLNNNLSKFAEFKLVVETHLTEQPSINAIAEKLALSANSLYRIVKEYTGTSPKDYFINRLMAEAQRRLRYSNTSVKELAYELGFNDPDYFSRLFKKSTGKSASDFLPRQDLSGK, encoded by the coding sequence ATGCAGGAGCAAAAAGGGAAACATCAGGCCTTACAAAATGATGAGCTGGGAATAATGGTCCGCTCAAACAACAATCCTTATCCCTCAGCTGATATTCAGGAAAAAATCCTGCAGCCCCGCAAATTATCGTCTTATTTTATTGTATTAATTGAAAGCGGGTCAATTACGTACAATTTGGACCTGCAGGACTTTACACTTACCGACGGACACCTGCTTTTTGCGATGCCCAATCAGATTTTTATACCCCCTGCCAAAACAGGCAATCTTAAATATTTTAAGCTGCTGTTTGATGAAAGCACATTAGCATTATTGCCACAACAATTTCCCTTTTTAGTTAACCCTTCAAACGCACAAACCATTATTCTTGACAGTATCGCAAAAGAAAGAGTAATAAGCGTTTTTGGCATTTTAGATCAGATGCTGCTCTCTGAGCACCATGAGACCGATACTGAAATAATATTGGCTTATCTGAACTTATTGCTGTCAGAGTTTAACAGCGCCTATTTTAAAAGCAAAGAGCCCGTCAGTGTTTTAAACAATAACCTTTCAAAGTTTGCCGAGTTCAAATTAGTCGTGGAAACACATCTTACGGAGCAACCTTCGATCAACGCGATTGCAGAAAAGCTGGCTTTATCTGCCAACAGTTTATATCGGATTGTTAAAGAGTACACCGGAACATCGCCCAAAGATTATTTTATTAACCGTTTGATGGCGGAAGCTCAGCGAAGATTGCGCTATTCCAATACTTCTGTCAAAGAGCTGGCTTACGAACTGGGTTTTAATGATCCTGATTATTTTTCCAGGCTCTTTAAGAAAAGTACCGGGAAAAGCGCAAGTGATTTTTTGCCCAGGCAGGATTTGTCGGGGAAATAA
- a CDS encoding EthD family reductase, translating into MKFKLILSLLLLSSYFVALSQEKQPEKSSKHNITATEKGLIKISILYPYAEGKNFNMEYYAAKHMPMVAGFLGSNLVKYTIEKGLSSGIPDQPLPFMAIGSFYVKSLSEYQAAIAPNRDAIRADFTNYTNVTPVIFVSEVVQ; encoded by the coding sequence ATGAAATTTAAACTGATTTTATCGTTATTGCTTTTAAGCAGTTATTTTGTTGCACTTAGCCAGGAAAAGCAACCTGAAAAGTCCTCAAAACACAACATCACTGCCACTGAAAAGGGTTTGATTAAGATATCCATTCTGTATCCCTATGCAGAAGGTAAAAACTTCAATATGGAGTATTATGCGGCTAAACACATGCCCATGGTGGCAGGCTTTCTAGGATCAAACCTGGTTAAATACACCATTGAAAAGGGGCTTTCCAGCGGCATTCCTGACCAACCTTTACCATTTATGGCTATCGGTTCATTTTATGTAAAAAGCCTGAGTGAATACCAGGCAGCTATCGCACCAAACAGGGATGCGATCCGCGCAGACTTTACCAACTACACAAATGTAACCCCTGTCATTTTTGTGAGCGAGGTAGTGCAATGA